A stretch of the Flavobacterium aquiphilum genome encodes the following:
- a CDS encoding DUF4955 domain-containing protein, translated as MYNYNKRQLQKGLIILINLFGTAFVSAQQEAKIFEDYKKDKSILPDFSYVGYHNGEKKIPNITDYKYFDVTDFGAKPNDGISDKIAIQMAIDAANKNGSGIVYFPKGRFLVNEDGDLPNSIVSKNGHIIFRGSGSGPGGTELYMKNALPPTNPSQMWTVPPLFIFGSGGSDKKIGQVTAAASIGDLSIKVSSTDGLNSGDWIVLQLLDNNKDLIASELKNNKIEPQWTYLVEKGIDVKVFYQIKNIKKETLILNAPIAYTIDPKYKWEVLKFANSEEVGIEDIAFVGNWTEKFVHHRSWKDDSGYNILNIRRNTNSWIQNCRFTNCTNAATVGQSANISVLNCKIDGNAGHQAINSNGSTNVLIANCVDLASQWHSFGCSHGSMNTVIWKCTYPSTTCFESHSSQPRNTLLDQVEGGLMNGRGGGATENMPNHMQGLVLWNYKQTNEAVKDFEFWPPTAVFEWWKIPNPIIVGFISHGTTFKMEQLGLSESLDKAVEPASLYLAQLKLRLGYLPKWIKEIQ; from the coding sequence ATGTACAATTACAATAAAAGACAGCTTCAAAAGGGATTGATCATCCTTATAAATCTTTTTGGGACAGCATTTGTTTCAGCACAACAGGAAGCTAAAATATTTGAAGATTATAAGAAGGATAAAAGTATCCTGCCTGATTTCTCGTATGTTGGTTATCATAATGGCGAAAAGAAAATCCCTAATATAACGGATTATAAATATTTTGATGTTACCGATTTTGGGGCAAAACCTAATGATGGTATTTCAGATAAAATAGCCATTCAAATGGCAATCGATGCCGCGAACAAAAATGGTTCGGGTATTGTTTATTTTCCGAAAGGGAGATTTTTAGTCAATGAAGATGGTGATTTGCCAAACTCTATTGTTTCAAAAAACGGACATATTATTTTCAGAGGCAGTGGTTCCGGACCTGGAGGTACTGAATTATATATGAAAAATGCGCTTCCGCCAACAAATCCATCTCAAATGTGGACTGTTCCGCCGCTATTTATTTTTGGAAGTGGTGGTAGCGATAAAAAAATAGGGCAGGTTACAGCAGCGGCTTCTATTGGTGATTTGTCAATAAAAGTAAGTTCAACAGACGGTTTAAATTCAGGAGACTGGATTGTTTTACAATTATTAGATAACAACAAAGACTTAATCGCATCTGAATTAAAAAACAATAAAATAGAGCCTCAATGGACTTATCTAGTCGAGAAAGGCATTGATGTCAAAGTTTTTTACCAAATTAAAAACATAAAGAAAGAAACACTTATCCTAAATGCTCCCATTGCATACACCATTGATCCAAAATACAAATGGGAAGTTTTAAAATTTGCTAATAGCGAAGAAGTCGGTATAGAAGACATTGCTTTTGTAGGGAACTGGACCGAAAAATTTGTTCATCACCGTTCCTGGAAAGACGATAGTGGTTATAATATATTAAACATCAGAAGGAACACCAATTCATGGATTCAAAATTGCCGTTTTACGAATTGTACCAATGCAGCAACTGTTGGTCAAAGTGCCAATATTTCGGTCTTAAATTGTAAAATAGATGGCAATGCCGGTCATCAAGCTATCAATTCCAATGGTTCAACCAATGTATTGATAGCCAATTGTGTGGACTTGGCATCACAATGGCATTCTTTCGGTTGTTCTCATGGTTCTATGAATACTGTAATCTGGAAATGTACCTATCCTTCGACTACCTGTTTTGAATCTCACTCCAGCCAACCCAGAAATACATTACTTGATCAAGTGGAAGGTGGCTTGATGAATGGCCGTGGTGGTGGAGCGACTGAGAATATGCCTAACCACATGCAAGGATTAGTACTTTGGAATTATAAACAAACCAATGAAGCTGTAAAAGATTTTGAATTTTGGCCTCCCACAGCCGTATTTGAATGGTGGAAAATCCCCAATCCTATAATTGTTGGGTTCATAAGTCACGGAACCACTTTTAAAATGGAGCAATTAGGATTATCTGAATCACTGGATAAAGCCGTTGAACCTGCTTCACTATACTTGGCACAATTGAAACTAAGATTGGGCTATTTGCCAAAATGGATTAAAGAAATTCAATAA
- a CDS encoding sulfatase family protein, with protein sequence MKYLNQNISTKLILFLTVFVGISAVAQKSATSKTPPNLLIILADQWRGQAMGFEGKEPVMTPTLDKLSKESLVLNQMVSNFPVCSPARAMLMTGQYPLKNHVYSNVNSASAPFGIELQKNAVCWSDILKQNGYSNGYIGKWHLDSPYQPYIPTSNNIGKVAWNEWASPDRRHGFDYWYAYGTYDEHDKPMYWDTNAKRDEFKYVNEWGPIHEADKALAFMKNEGGQLRKEGAPFSLVVSVNPPHSNYQTVPKKYYDLYKDKPIEDLVKGANIPAAGTEWGDFYRKNIRYYYANITGVDEQIGRILQGLKDQKLDENTIVIVTADHGNCLGKHSEESKNNIYEESLRIPFFIYWKGHIVPRIDNTFLGSIPDIYPTLLELMGIKDKTPKDIDGKSYAQYYLNGKGEKPTEQYILGAIASNNVNVNTGFRGIRTNDYTFAYVKKKGKGEYELYDLKADPFELNNIYKSDSPIVKKLQPVLVQWLKKTGDGFVLDK encoded by the coding sequence ATGAAATATTTAAATCAAAATATCAGCACAAAGCTTATTCTTTTCCTAACAGTATTTGTCGGAATTTCAGCGGTTGCACAAAAAAGTGCAACATCAAAAACGCCCCCCAATCTATTAATTATTTTGGCCGATCAATGGAGAGGGCAGGCGATGGGATTTGAAGGAAAAGAACCCGTTATGACTCCTACTTTGGATAAATTATCAAAAGAAAGTTTGGTACTTAATCAAATGGTCAGCAACTTTCCGGTTTGTTCTCCTGCAAGAGCTATGCTCATGACAGGTCAATATCCATTAAAAAATCATGTTTACAGCAACGTGAATTCGGCTTCAGCTCCTTTTGGAATCGAATTGCAAAAAAATGCCGTATGCTGGTCAGATATATTAAAGCAAAATGGCTATTCCAATGGTTATATCGGTAAATGGCATTTGGATTCGCCCTACCAACCTTATATCCCAACATCAAATAACATTGGAAAAGTTGCCTGGAATGAATGGGCTTCTCCGGACAGAAGACACGGTTTTGATTACTGGTATGCCTATGGCACTTATGACGAACACGACAAACCAATGTATTGGGATACCAATGCCAAAAGGGATGAATTCAAATATGTAAATGAATGGGGACCAATCCATGAAGCTGATAAAGCATTGGCTTTTATGAAAAATGAAGGTGGGCAACTCCGTAAAGAAGGAGCACCTTTTTCACTCGTGGTCTCAGTAAACCCTCCTCATTCAAATTATCAAACAGTTCCAAAAAAATATTATGATCTATACAAGGACAAACCGATTGAAGATTTAGTAAAAGGAGCAAATATTCCCGCTGCAGGTACCGAATGGGGTGATTTTTATCGAAAAAATATTCGTTATTATTATGCCAATATTACGGGAGTTGATGAGCAAATTGGTCGAATACTGCAAGGTTTAAAAGACCAAAAGCTGGACGAAAACACTATTGTGATAGTTACAGCCGATCACGGGAATTGTTTAGGAAAACATTCTGAAGAGTCAAAAAACAACATTTATGAAGAATCACTAAGAATCCCATTTTTCATTTATTGGAAAGGGCATATTGTTCCTCGAATAGACAATACCTTCTTAGGCAGTATCCCGGATATTTACCCAACTCTTTTGGAATTAATGGGAATAAAAGATAAAACACCAAAAGATATCGACGGAAAAAGTTATGCTCAATACTATCTCAATGGCAAAGGAGAAAAACCAACGGAGCAATATATTTTGGGAGCCATTGCAAGTAATAATGTTAATGTAAATACTGGTTTTAGAGGTATTCGTACAAACGATTATACATTTGCTTATGTAAAGAAAAAAGGTAAAGGCGAATATGAATTATACGATTTAAAAGCTGACCCATTTGAATTGAATAATATTTACAAATCGGATTCACCAATTGTAAAAAAACTACAGCCTGTTTTAGTACAATGGCTAAAGAAAACAGGAGATGGTTTTGTTTTAGATAAATAA
- a CDS encoding DUF4861 family protein: protein MKFNKFAYLSLLFLPFTLLSQTKATINIQNNLDLNRDEAVVAIKWESILSRFPQIDTTDFVVINSATKKQIPYQLEHKGLPAIQNLLVQVNIKAKTSVQLFIQKGKPSAFQTKTYGRYVPERFEDFAWENDKIAFRAYGKALEKQKDNAYGIDVWVKRTDRMVINERYKRNEYHTDHGDGMDYYKVGFTMGAGDMAPYVNDNIVYLGNYHHWKVLDNGPLRSTFRLEYDDADAAGIKVSHTKIISLDAGSQLNRIENVYSFSDSKALPVAVGIAKRPEQGAMLLNEQQGIIGYWEPTVAEDGTTGVGSILNIPVKNISVGKDQILAITEVKNNEPIVYYTGAAWDRAGKITNTAQWFDYLNRFSQELKSPLVVSIK, encoded by the coding sequence ATGAAATTCAACAAGTTCGCTTATTTATCGCTTCTTTTTTTACCGTTTACCCTTTTGTCACAAACAAAAGCAACAATTAACATCCAAAATAATTTAGATTTAAATCGAGATGAAGCTGTTGTCGCTATCAAATGGGAAAGCATCTTATCCCGTTTTCCGCAAATAGACACTACTGATTTTGTTGTGATTAATTCAGCTACAAAAAAACAGATTCCATATCAATTGGAACATAAAGGACTTCCTGCCATTCAAAATTTATTGGTACAAGTAAATATAAAAGCAAAAACTTCGGTTCAACTTTTTATCCAAAAAGGGAAACCATCGGCCTTTCAAACCAAAACTTACGGGCGATACGTGCCTGAAAGATTTGAAGATTTCGCTTGGGAAAATGACAAAATTGCATTTAGAGCTTATGGTAAAGCATTAGAAAAACAAAAAGATAACGCTTATGGTATTGACGTTTGGGTAAAACGTACTGACAGAATGGTAATAAATGAGCGTTACAAGCGAAATGAATATCATACAGATCACGGAGACGGTATGGATTATTACAAAGTTGGATTTACAATGGGAGCAGGGGATATGGCGCCTTATGTGAATGATAATATTGTCTATTTAGGAAACTATCACCACTGGAAAGTGTTGGATAATGGGCCGTTACGTTCTACTTTTAGATTGGAATATGATGATGCAGATGCAGCGGGAATTAAAGTTTCGCATACCAAAATCATTTCTTTGGATGCAGGTTCACAATTGAACCGAATCGAAAATGTTTACTCGTTTTCAGACAGCAAAGCTTTGCCTGTAGCGGTTGGAATAGCCAAAAGACCTGAACAAGGCGCTATGTTATTAAACGAGCAACAAGGAATTATTGGTTATTGGGAACCTACTGTTGCAGAAGATGGTACAACTGGTGTAGGAAGCATTCTGAACATTCCTGTTAAAAATATTTCCGTTGGAAAAGATCAGATTTTAGCGATTACTGAGGTAAAAAATAATGAACCAATCGTTTATTATACTGGCGCCGCTTGGGATAGAGCCGGAAAAATTACGAATACAGCTCAATGGTTTGATTATTTGAATCGTTTCTCTCAAGAATTGAAAAGCCCTTTGGTGGTGAGTATTAAATAG
- a CDS encoding beta-galactosidase, whose protein sequence is MKKLFFICLILCNQIVLCQTNQVVSKDISQIQPAAKGDFTLGNREFLLNGKPFLIRAAELHYPRIPKEYWDQRIKACKAMGMNTICIYLFWNYHEQQQDKFDFAGDKDIAQFVKLIQANGMYCIVRPGPYVCAEWDMGGLPWWLLKKDNIQLRTLSNPFFMVRATKFLNEAGKQLSPLQIQNGGPILMAQVENEYGAFGNNSEYMEAMRKNLRNAGFDKVQLMRCDWGTNFDSYKTAPDVAITLNFGAGSNIDKQFGRFKEQNPTAPLMCSEYWTGWFDKFGLVHETRSINSFIGSLKDMMDKKISFSLYMAHGGTNFGQWGGANSGPYTAMVSSYDYDAPIGEQGNITDKFYAVRDLLKNYLNLGETLGEIPAAIPVMSIPKIQFAQSAALFQNLPQGKKSLDIQSMEMFDQGWGRINYRTNLTASEKPRKLIVTEVHDWAQVYIDGKLIGVFDRDKTSNTIEIPATKNNAVLDILVEGMGRVNYGKDILDKKGITEKVELKDDSGAITLKNWTVYNFPIDYAFQLNKKYITNKPSGPAWYKAKFTLNKTDDTYLDVSTWGKGMVWVNGHAIGRYWKIGPQQTLYMPGVWLKKGENEIVVLDLEKPKEAAVTGVTKPVLDKNSSDVSLLSRKPGQELKLTGETAITQGTFDATEVWKEVNFQQPTVGRYFCFEALNAQNSKDTNATVAEIELIGKDGKAIPSKKWKLVYADSEEITVSNNVGALVFDKQESTMWQTQLVGKKSKYPHQIVIDLGQDEEIKGLRYLPRTDGGKTGIVKDYKVYLKTKPFAF, encoded by the coding sequence ATGAAAAAATTGTTTTTCATCTGTCTAATACTTTGCAATCAGATAGTCCTGTGCCAAACTAATCAAGTTGTATCAAAAGATATAAGTCAAATTCAACCTGCTGCAAAAGGGGATTTTACTTTGGGAAATAGGGAATTCCTATTAAACGGCAAACCTTTTTTAATCCGTGCGGCTGAGCTTCATTATCCACGTATTCCTAAAGAATATTGGGATCAACGAATTAAAGCATGTAAAGCGATGGGAATGAATACCATTTGTATTTATCTTTTTTGGAATTACCATGAACAACAACAAGACAAATTTGATTTTGCGGGAGACAAAGATATTGCCCAATTTGTAAAATTAATTCAGGCCAACGGTATGTATTGTATAGTGCGTCCTGGCCCTTATGTATGCGCCGAATGGGATATGGGAGGATTGCCTTGGTGGTTGCTTAAGAAAGATAATATCCAACTTAGAACACTTTCGAATCCTTTTTTTATGGTGCGAGCGACAAAGTTTTTGAACGAAGCAGGCAAGCAATTGAGTCCTTTACAAATCCAAAACGGAGGGCCAATTCTTATGGCTCAAGTAGAAAATGAATATGGCGCTTTTGGAAACAACAGCGAGTATATGGAAGCAATGCGTAAAAACCTTAGAAACGCAGGATTTGACAAAGTACAATTGATGCGCTGCGATTGGGGAACTAATTTTGACAGCTACAAAACCGCTCCGGATGTTGCCATTACGTTGAATTTTGGTGCCGGTTCCAATATTGACAAACAATTTGGGAGATTTAAAGAGCAAAATCCAACTGCACCTTTAATGTGTAGTGAGTACTGGACGGGTTGGTTTGATAAATTTGGACTTGTACACGAAACACGTTCAATCAATAGTTTTATTGGAAGTCTAAAAGATATGATGGACAAAAAAATATCTTTTAGTCTCTATATGGCTCATGGAGGGACAAACTTCGGACAATGGGGTGGAGCCAATTCCGGGCCTTATACGGCAATGGTTAGTTCGTATGATTACGATGCCCCAATAGGCGAACAAGGAAATATAACCGACAAATTTTATGCAGTCCGTGATTTATTGAAAAATTATTTGAATCTGGGTGAGACTTTAGGTGAAATCCCTGCTGCCATTCCAGTAATGTCGATTCCTAAGATACAATTTGCACAAAGCGCTGCTTTGTTTCAAAATTTACCGCAAGGCAAAAAGTCTCTTGATATTCAATCCATGGAAATGTTCGATCAAGGATGGGGAAGAATTAATTATCGCACCAATTTGACTGCATCGGAAAAACCTAGAAAACTGATCGTTACCGAAGTGCACGATTGGGCACAGGTTTATATCGACGGTAAGCTGATAGGTGTGTTTGACCGTGACAAAACCAGTAATACTATAGAAATTCCAGCGACAAAAAATAACGCTGTTTTGGATATTTTGGTTGAAGGAATGGGAAGAGTAAATTATGGTAAAGATATTTTGGATAAAAAAGGAATCACCGAAAAAGTGGAACTAAAAGATGACTCCGGAGCAATAACATTGAAAAACTGGACAGTTTATAATTTTCCAATTGATTACGCTTTTCAGCTAAATAAAAAATATATTACTAACAAACCTTCAGGACCAGCTTGGTACAAAGCCAAATTTACTTTAAATAAAACAGATGATACCTATTTGGATGTAAGCACGTGGGGCAAAGGAATGGTTTGGGTAAATGGGCATGCTATTGGTCGTTATTGGAAAATTGGACCACAGCAAACCTTATACATGCCAGGAGTTTGGCTGAAAAAAGGCGAAAACGAGATTGTTGTTTTAGACCTTGAAAAACCAAAAGAAGCAGCAGTAACGGGTGTAACAAAACCTGTTTTGGATAAAAATAGTTCAGATGTATCATTGTTGAGTCGAAAACCGGGTCAAGAATTAAAATTGACTGGAGAAACAGCTATCACACAAGGAACTTTTGATGCCACCGAAGTTTGGAAAGAGGTTAATTTTCAACAACCAACCGTTGGACGCTATTTTTGTTTTGAAGCTTTAAATGCACAAAACAGCAAAGATACAAATGCTACAGTTGCTGAAATCGAACTAATAGGAAAAGACGGCAAAGCAATACCTTCAAAAAAATGGAAATTGGTTTATGCCGACAGCGAAGAGATTACGGTTTCAAATAATGTAGGTGCCCTTGTTTTTGACAAACAAGAATCGACTATGTGGCAAACACAACTTGTTGGTAAAAAATCAAAATACCCACATCAAATCGTAATTGATTTAGGACAAGATGAAGAAATCAAGGGTTTACGTTATTTACCTCGTACTGATGGTGGAAAAACCGGAATAGTAAAAGATTATAAAGTCTATTTGAAAACAAAGCCTTTTGCTTTTTAA
- the uxuA gene encoding mannonate dehydratase gives MELKKTLRWFGAKDPISLAQIKQTGAKGIVTALHHIPNGEIWSVEEILKTKSNIESYGLTWDVVESLPVHEDIKKGKASRDIIIANYKESIKNLGECGIKTICYNFMPVLDWARTNLNYTLENGTVAMYFQADLFAAFDLFILKRPNASKDYTKEQLDKAEKLYKTLSDEDAKALAYNIIVATQSFIDGAVGEDEKEPIKIFLKLLAEYDGIDKDKLRENFSYFLNEVIPIAEEYGVNLAVHPDDPPFPLLGLPRIMSTDADFEWLSKACPSIHNGITFCSGSLGARKDNKLSAIFKNYADRIHFLHLRSTKILDNGDFFETEHLDPTVDLPGVMKCIIEEQLRRKAVGREDYNIPIRPDHGHKMLDDFNRDGNPGYPLIGRLKGLAELAGLEMGIRYLMNE, from the coding sequence ATGGAATTAAAAAAGACATTAAGATGGTTTGGAGCAAAAGATCCTATTAGCTTGGCTCAAATCAAACAAACTGGCGCAAAGGGCATAGTTACTGCGTTGCATCATATTCCCAATGGCGAAATTTGGTCAGTCGAAGAAATTTTGAAAACTAAAAGCAATATCGAATCGTATGGACTGACTTGGGATGTAGTAGAAAGTTTACCTGTGCATGAAGACATCAAAAAAGGCAAAGCAAGTCGGGATATAATTATTGCAAACTATAAGGAGAGCATTAAAAATTTAGGTGAATGTGGTATTAAAACCATTTGTTATAATTTCATGCCGGTATTAGATTGGGCGAGGACAAATCTGAACTATACGCTAGAAAATGGAACTGTTGCCATGTATTTTCAAGCCGATTTATTTGCTGCCTTTGATTTGTTTATTTTGAAAAGACCAAACGCCTCTAAAGATTATACTAAAGAACAGTTAGATAAGGCTGAAAAACTCTATAAAACTTTAAGTGATGAGGATGCCAAAGCTCTTGCTTATAATATCATTGTTGCTACACAGTCGTTTATTGACGGGGCAGTTGGAGAAGATGAAAAAGAGCCCATCAAAATATTCCTGAAATTATTGGCGGAGTATGACGGAATTGATAAAGATAAACTTAGAGAGAATTTTTCATACTTTTTGAACGAAGTAATTCCAATTGCAGAAGAATATGGGGTTAATTTAGCTGTACATCCAGATGATCCGCCTTTTCCGTTATTAGGTTTACCTCGTATCATGAGTACTGATGCCGATTTCGAATGGTTATCCAAAGCTTGTCCATCGATACATAACGGAATTACTTTCTGTTCCGGTTCTTTAGGGGCGAGAAAAGACAATAAGCTTTCGGCTATTTTCAAAAACTATGCAGATCGCATTCATTTTCTTCATTTGCGGAGTACTAAAATATTGGATAACGGTGATTTTTTTGAAACAGAACATCTCGATCCAACAGTTGATCTACCGGGAGTAATGAAATGTATTATCGAAGAGCAATTAAGGAGAAAAGCGGTAGGTAGGGAAGATTATAATATTCCGATCCGACCAGATCATGGTCATAAAATGTTAGATGATTTCAATAGAGATGGGAATCCCGGATACCCATTGATTGGTAGGTTGAAAGGGCTTGCAGAATTGGCTGGTCTTGAAATGGGAATCCGATACCTCATGAATGAATAA
- a CDS encoding TonB-dependent receptor produces the protein MVASYSKNSNFFSFLWVVLSIGFLQAQDKKTAVDIEKTYLHTDRSTYFMGEDIWYKAYNVRASNNTLFDNSNILYVELISPDSKIIARNKTNLEIGLGNGDFKLADSLGVKPGRYQIRAYTNWNRNFGEDFVFKKDIEIFNVFEPNPNPVLVEENAKIIKAITSGIENTVKVDFFPEGGSLLENVASIIGFKAVDRNGNPIDVKGEIYDADNELTTSFVSAHDGMGKFQMIPIEGKNYYAKIKPTAETEFRVELPKAIKQGYSLSFRLFKGRNIVTINTNQATLAQNPNQALTVICRAKGISYLETLQKLVETTLSFELPKDKTPDGISQITLYDSSSKPQSERLVYIEKEADLEVQLAADKPSYKPNEKVTLNVSSKSKTGVAKSASFSVSVTDMNGAQEDKDFGTNICSYFLMESDIRGKIYNPAYYFDPANLKRLEHLDNLLLTQGWRDFIWKNLPMPYESTTYIAEKGITISGKVKQLLGEKPLVNNNMTLGLMNKKHFNFFNATTDSAGVYKFENLMFSGKTTMYLNSTTEKGKFRGEIIAYPIEQSPIPVSFKSDTNSSSDLEPEVVENVFKKYTAFGVKPENILKEVTVSNKKKSSRPSMLGIPEFSYVADESTAKFTDIYQLIEQTVPGVTADIDSVRFTRYSGSPLFIIDGIEVIDNLQVGFILPSDVLKIEAIKGTQATTYYGNEAANGVIAITTKENTGQQHKKETFHSIKQEIAGFYTARVFYVPNPEKPNLELDNNAAVRNTIYWNPYVHPDKTGNVNVNYYNSGVETKVKVALEGITGSGIPVVKNTYYSIKK, from the coding sequence ATGGTTGCATCTTACAGTAAAAACAGCAATTTCTTTAGTTTTTTATGGGTAGTCTTATCAATTGGTTTTTTGCAGGCCCAAGACAAAAAAACTGCCGTTGATATTGAAAAAACATATCTTCACACCGACAGGTCAACCTATTTCATGGGAGAAGATATCTGGTATAAAGCCTATAATGTAAGAGCCAGTAATAATACCCTTTTTGATAATAGTAATATTTTATATGTTGAATTAATTTCTCCCGATTCTAAAATAATTGCACGCAACAAAACAAATTTAGAAATAGGTCTTGGGAATGGCGATTTTAAATTAGCCGATTCACTAGGTGTAAAACCCGGGCGATATCAAATACGAGCTTACACCAATTGGAACAGAAATTTTGGTGAAGATTTTGTTTTTAAAAAAGATATTGAAATTTTTAATGTTTTTGAACCAAATCCTAATCCTGTTTTAGTAGAAGAGAATGCTAAGATTATAAAAGCGATTACCTCTGGTATTGAAAACACAGTTAAGGTCGATTTTTTCCCTGAAGGTGGCTCACTTTTAGAAAATGTTGCCAGTATTATTGGTTTTAAAGCTGTTGACCGCAATGGAAACCCAATAGATGTTAAAGGAGAAATTTACGATGCAGATAACGAATTGACTACTTCTTTTGTAAGTGCTCACGACGGTATGGGTAAATTTCAAATGATCCCTATAGAAGGAAAAAACTATTACGCAAAAATTAAACCTACTGCTGAAACAGAATTCCGCGTAGAACTCCCAAAAGCGATTAAACAAGGTTACTCATTGAGTTTTAGATTATTCAAAGGCAGAAACATTGTTACGATTAATACCAACCAAGCGACTTTGGCTCAAAATCCTAATCAGGCACTAACGGTTATTTGCAGAGCCAAAGGAATATCTTATTTAGAAACCTTACAAAAACTAGTAGAAACTACATTATCTTTTGAATTACCAAAAGACAAAACTCCAGACGGTATCAGCCAAATAACATTATATGACAGTAGTTCTAAACCACAAAGTGAACGCTTGGTTTATATTGAAAAAGAAGCCGATTTAGAAGTACAATTAGCAGCAGACAAACCTAGTTATAAGCCTAATGAAAAAGTAACATTAAATGTTTCTTCTAAATCCAAAACAGGTGTTGCCAAATCAGCTAGTTTTTCAGTAAGTGTTACCGATATGAATGGTGCGCAAGAAGACAAAGACTTCGGCACAAACATTTGTTCTTATTTTTTAATGGAATCTGACATTAGAGGAAAAATATATAATCCGGCCTACTATTTTGACCCTGCAAATTTAAAACGACTGGAACACTTAGATAATTTACTTTTGACACAAGGCTGGCGTGATTTTATATGGAAAAATCTCCCAATGCCTTACGAAAGTACTACCTATATAGCCGAAAAAGGAATTACTATATCGGGCAAGGTAAAGCAGCTTCTTGGCGAAAAACCATTGGTAAACAATAATATGACACTTGGTTTAATGAATAAAAAGCATTTTAATTTTTTTAATGCAACTACCGATTCTGCTGGGGTGTATAAATTTGAAAACCTAATGTTTTCAGGAAAAACTACTATGTACTTAAATTCTACAACTGAAAAAGGGAAGTTTAGGGGCGAAATAATTGCATATCCTATTGAACAGAGTCCGATACCAGTCTCTTTCAAAAGCGATACAAACAGTTCTTCTGATTTAGAACCAGAAGTCGTTGAAAATGTATTTAAAAAATATACTGCATTTGGAGTAAAACCAGAGAATATTTTAAAAGAAGTTACTGTCAGCAACAAAAAGAAAAGCAGTAGGCCTTCTATGCTAGGAATACCTGAATTTAGTTATGTTGCAGACGAAAGCACAGCAAAATTTACCGATATTTATCAGCTTATTGAACAAACCGTTCCAGGAGTAACTGCTGATATAGATTCTGTACGATTTACGCGTTACAGCGGAAGCCCTCTTTTTATTATAGATGGAATTGAGGTAATTGATAATTTACAGGTTGGATTTATTCTACCCTCAGATGTTTTAAAAATTGAGGCAATCAAAGGAACACAAGCCACAACATATTATGGAAATGAAGCTGCGAATGGTGTCATTGCCATCACTACCAAGGAGAATACCGGCCAACAACATAAAAAAGAGACTTTTCACTCTATCAAACAAGAAATAGCAGGGTTTTATACTGCTCGTGTCTTCTATGTGCCAAACCCTGAAAAACCAAATTTAGAGTTGGATAATAATGCAGCAGTAAGAAACACAATTTATTGGAATCCCTATGTGCATCCAGATAAAACGGGCAATGTTAATGTGAATTATTATAACAGCGGTGTTGAAACCAAAGTAAAAGTAGCTTTAGAAGGCATTACCGGTTCTGGTATTCCCGTCGTAAAAAACACTTATTACTCGATTAAAAAATAA